A region of Bombyx mori chromosome 13, ASM3026992v2 DNA encodes the following proteins:
- the R2D2 gene encoding R2D2 protein isoform X1 encodes MKTPITVLQEMMMKLGQIPEYECVAQSGPQHQATFEFRCKALGESVSASARSKREAKQEAARAMLLCLSTIGHRVPPPFATEFTQPSHSNQSAGECSEGKAPTVDSRSYVALLKELCEEYKLPGVEYALVADTGPAHMRLFSVRASIGLHSRDASGTTKRQARQKAAADLYLFLRENLSRLTHDFVEEQALVRAHERAMERLVETTPAPWKPDLGQRVSEYHYGLISHTDPEKRMAARAVLSETDDIEEAAERAAAALELQTCWETLDPLHVLKLDAAPALAFSGHSRADAARAALRYLRRALRDVSPPPPAAL; translated from the exons ATGAAAACTCCCATAACAGTACTGCAAGAAATGATGATGAAACTTGGACAGATTCCAGAGTATGAATGTGTTGCTCAG TCAGGGCCCCAACACCAGGCCACATTTGAGTTCCGCTGTAAGGCTTTAGGTGAGTCTGTCTCTGCTTCTGCACGATCAAAGAGGGAAGCAAAGCAGGAAGCAGCCCGTGCCATGCTGTTGTGTCTTTCTACAATAGGTCACCGTGTACCCCCACCATTTGCTACTGAATTTACACAACCCTCTCAT AGTAACCAATCGGCTGGCGAGTGCTCCGAGGGCAAAGCGCCCACAGTGGACAGTCGCAGCTATGTGGCGCTGCTGAAGGAGCTGTGCGAGGAGTACAAGCTGCCGGGCGTGGAGTACGCGCTGGTGGCGGACACTGGGCCCGCGCACATGCGCCTGTTCAGCGTGCGCGCCAGCATCGGCCTGCACTCGCGCGACGCCAGCGGCACCACCAAGCGACAGGCGCGACAAAAAGCCGCAGCCGACCTCTACTTGTTCCTGCGTGAAAACCTCTCGCGTCTCACTCATGATTTCGTTGAG GAACAAGCGCTGGTGCGAGCCCACGAGCGCGCCATGGAGCGGTTGGTGGAGACCACTCCCGCGCCCTGGAAGCCGGACCTCGGCCAGCGCGTCTCCGAGTACCATTACGGCCTCATCTCGCACACGG ATCCCGAAAAACGCATGGCGGCTCGAGCCGTGCTATCCGAGACGGACGACATAGAGGAGGCGGCTGAGCGCGCGGCCGCGGCGCTGGAGCTGCAGACGTGCTGGGAGACCCTCGACCCGCTCCACGTGCTGAAGCTAGATGCGGCCCCGGCTCTAGCCTTCAGCGGACACTCGCGCGCGGACGCGGCCCGGGCGGCTCTGCGGTACCTGCGCCGAGCCCTGCGCGACGTCTCCCCTCCGCCGCCCGCCGCTCTGTGA
- the R2D2 gene encoding R2D2 protein (The RefSeq protein has 1 substitution compared to this genomic sequence), with amino-acid sequence MKTPITVLQEMMMKLGQIPEYECVAQSGPQHQATFEFRCKALGESVSASARSKREAKQEAARAMLLCLSTIGHRVPPPFATEFTQPSHSNQSAGECSEGKAPTVDSRSYVALLKELCEEYKLPGVEYALVADTGPAHMRLFSVRASIGLHSRDASGTTKRQARQKAAADLYLFLRXNLSRLTHDFVEEQALVRAHERAMERLVETTPAPWKPDLGQRVSEYHYGLISHTGECTARSRRRLPVVLDQCLRRAMVDTDPEKRMAARAVLSETDDIEEAAERAAAALELQTCWETLDPLHVLKLDAAPALAFSGHSRADAARAALRYLRRALRDVSPPPPAAL; translated from the exons ATGAAAACTCCCATAACAGTACTGCAAGAAATGATGATGAAACTTGGACAGATTCCAGAGTATGAATGTGTTGCTCAG TCAGGGCCCCAACACCAGGCCACATTTGAGTTCCGCTGTAAGGCTTTAGGTGAGTCTGTCTCTGCTTCTGCACGATCAAAGAGGGAAGCAAAGCAGGAAGCAGCCCGTGCCATGCTGTTGTGTCTTTCTACAATAGGTCACCGTGTACCCCCACCATTTGCTACTGAATTTACACAACCCTCTCAT AGTAACCAATCGGCTGGCGAGTGCTCCGAGGGCAAAGCGCCCACAGTGGACAGTCGCAGCTATGTGGCGCTGCTGAAGGAGCTGTGCGAGGAGTACAAGCTGCCGGGCGTGGAGTACGCGCTGGTGGCGGACACTGGGCCCGCGCACATGCGCCTGTTCAGCGTGCGCGCCAGCATCGGCCTGCACTCGCGCGACGCCAGCGGCACCACCAAGCGACAGGCGCGACAAAAAGCCGCAGCCGACCTCTACTTGTTCCTGCGTGAAAACCTCTCGCGTCTCACTCATGATTTCGTTGAG GAACAAGCGCTGGTGCGAGCCCACGAGCGCGCCATGGAGCGGTTGGTGGAGACCACTCCCGCGCCCTGGAAGCCGGACCTCGGCCAGCGCGTCTCCGAGTACCATTACGGCCTCATCTCGCACACGGGTGAGTGCACCGCGCGCTCCAGGCGACGCCTCCCTGTAGTGCTTGATCAGTGCTTGAGACGCGCGATGGTTGACACAGATCCCGAAAAACGCATGGCGGCTCGAGCCGTGCTATCCGAGACGGACGACATAGAGGAGGCGGCTGAGCGCGCGGCCGCGGCGCTGGAGCTGCAGACGTGCTGGGAGACCCTCGACCCGCTCCACGTGCTGAAGCTAGATGCGGCCCCGGCTCTAGCCTTCAGCGGACACTCGCGCGCGGACGCGGCCCGGGCGGCTCTGCGGTACCTGCGCCGAGCCCTGCGCGACGTCTCCCCTCCGCCGCCCGCCGCTCTGTGA
- the Mre11 gene encoding meiotic recombination 11 (The RefSeq protein has 3 substitutions, 3 frameshifts compared to this genomic sequence): MIENDISAWSPDDTLRILIASDIHLGFMENDPVRGEDSFIAFEEVLSLAVQCDVDLILLGGDLFDQAKPSVNCMFKCTEIIRKYCLGDKPVSIELLSDQIKNFSRTVNYEDPNLNISYPILSIHGNHDDPVGQGSVSSLDILSITGLVNYFGKWTDYTHVRISPVLLQKGLTRLALYGLSHLKDQRLSRLFAEKKVEMERPDETLDWFNLFVLHQNHADRGHSNYIPEGVLPTFRSVVWGHEHDSHICPMKGNKTEKDSFFVVQPGSTVATSLAAGEALPKHCGLLEIHKGNFKLTPLPLQTVRPFIFKTIVLSEENIGSDDVNENEKVQEFLKNRVNEAIDEASKLKTADLRQPLLPLIRLSIFYERESQNFNRIRFGQNFNGLVANPNDLLIMKKEKKIREKRECDPEEEGDMTGVAAEAADVESLLRAYYEAQPKDKRLSVLSVRVITDAVRDFTLKHNEDVLRRAFDAHKRRCIAALLESTAETEKEIAEQLEVCKRELDEADDEKLHTLVDASARPSAPAAQLIVPVVKLPNTVGKRTIVVLSSDEEELSTRSGRGRTTRASRGKSPRGKSTRATKASAPAPSPPERRTPRRSAAQKSTSCFRIS; this comes from the exons ATGATTGAGAACGACATTTCAGCGTGGTCTCCTGACGATACGCTAAGGATATTAATAGCCTCCGATATTCATCTTGGTTTCATGGAAAATGATCCGGTACGCGGAGAAGATAGCTTTATAGCTTTTGAAGAAGTTTTGTCTCTTGCGGTACAATGTGATGTTGATTTGATACTTTTAGGAGGTGATCTGTTTGATCAAGCTAAACCTTCTGTCAATTGTATGTTTAAATGTACAGAAATAATCCGCAAATATTGTCTTGGGGATAAACCGGTTAGTATAGAGTTGCTGTCtgaccaaataaaaaatttttcaagaaCAGTTAACTATGAGGACCCCAATTTGAATATTTCTTACCCTATTCTCTCAATACACGGCAATCATGATGATCCCGTTGGCCAGGGCAGTGTGAGTTCTCTTGATATTCTCTCAATCACTGGGTTAGTTAATTATTTTGGTAAATGGACCGACTACACGCACGTAAGAATATCACCAGTACTTTTGCAAAAAGGTCTTACGAGGCTCGCCCTCTATGGACTTAGCCATTTAAAAGATCAGAGACTTTCACGTCTTTTTGCTGAAAAAAAAGTGGAAATGGAGAGACCCGATGAAACATTGGACTGGTTCAATTTATTTGTACTACATCAAAATCATGCTGACAGAGGACACAGTAACTATATTCCAGAAGGAGTGCTACCAA TTTTTAGATC TGTAGTGTGGGGCCATGAGCATGATAGCCATATTTGTCCAATGAAGGGAAATAAAACAGAGAAAGACAGCTTTTTTGTTGTACAACCAGGTAGTACTGTGGCAACCTCTTTAGCTGCAGGAGAAGCACTTCCTAAGCATTGTGGTTTATTAGAAATACATAAAGGAAATTTCAAGTTAACTCCTCTGCCACTGCAAACAGTAAGgccttttatatttaaaaccaTAGTGCTTTCAGAGGAAAATATAGGCAGTGAGGAtgttaatgaaaatgaaaaggtTCAAGAGTTTTTAAAAAACAGAGTTAATGAAGCTATTGATGAGGCTTCAAAGCTGAAGACTGCTGATCTGAGGCAGCCTTTACTACCACTCATCAGgttaagtattttttatgaGCGAGAAAGTCAGAACTTTAATAGGATACGTTTTGGACAGAATTTTAATGGTTTGGTTGCAAATCCTAATGATCTATTAATaatgaagaaagaaaaaaagattagAGAAAAAAGAGAACGTGATCCAGAAGAGGAAGGAGACATGACGGGTGTGGCTGCAGAAGCTGCTGATGTGGAGTCACTTTTACGTGCATATTATGAAGCTCAGCCGAAGGATAAGAGACTTTCTGTACTATCAGTCAGAGTCATAACTGATGCAGTTCGGGATTTTACCCTTAAGCACAATGAAGATGTCTTGCGGCGGGCATTTGATGCTCATAAACGTCGTTGCATTGCTGCACTATTGGAATCTACTGCAGAGACCGAAAAAGAAATTGCTGAACAACTAGAGGTTTGTAAGCGAGAGCTGGATGAAGCTGATGATGAGAAACTCCACACCTTAGTCGATGCAAGTGCAAGGCCATCAGCACCTGCAGCACAGCTTATAGTACCAGTTGTAAAGCTGCCCAATACTGTTGGCAAGCGCACCATTGTAGTATTGTCTAGTGATGAAGAAGAATTGTCGACACGATCTGGACGCGGCCGTACCACTCGTGCATCGCGCGGAAAGTCTCCTCGAGGAAAGAGCACCCGAGCGACTAAGGCTTCGGCACCTGCCCCCTCGCCGCCGGAACGCAGAACTCCGAGGCGTTCGGCAGCTCAGAAATCCACATCGTG CTTCAGAATATCATGA